In Spirochaetota bacterium, the genomic window AGGCCAAAAAGAACCAACCCCTTCGGACTCAAGCCCTCCAGCTTTTACAATACTTGGATTATCATGACCTCGAGGTGACACAAGCCTCCATAACCAGGCTATTGCCGGTGGAAGTATATGAAATAAACCTATTATTCCATAATCAGGCTTTTCTTTTGTAGAAGGGGGAGTCCTTACACCAAAACTTCTTATATGAACCTGAACAGGTTTATTAACAATGTCCGGCATTGTATTGCGTGGAACAAGAAAGCGTGGATTGGGACAGGGTTTTCCAGGCTCATCTTCAATATGTTCCCATAAAAGTGCCGTACTATATGGCTGAGCATCTATATTCAAAAACATCAATGGCACTTTTGGATGTATTGAAAGCGATTCAATGTCAGGATCAGTACCATACTGTTCAATATGATTAACCCGTATAAACCATCCTGCTTCAGCATCTTTAACATATAAATAACCATCATTTTTCTGAAATGATGGATGGCATAATCCCATATCATCAACAACTGGCCGCAAAAAACATCCTCGCGGTAGTACCAGTGATAATGTTTCACCAGTAACTATATTTTCGCCAAGTTTTATTGTTCCATCTACATCGCGATGTATATGTTCGTTTGTTTCACTTTTTCCACTTCCGCTAGCACCTTCATGCATTATGGTTGTTTTGTTACCATATGGGGTAATAACCTGCACAACCGCACAGTGATTTGTTACCCAACCTTCTTTCTCGCCAAAATCAAGCAACGATGAATATACACCTTTCTTTGCACTTGGACCTGGATATAGATTATAACTAAAAATTTCATGCACGTTTTCACTCCTGTAGTGAACAACTATCTGTTTCCCATTGAAATGGGTATGCCTGAATACTGGTGCAATGTATAATATACATTTAACAGGAATTGTTCCTTCAATCTGTCCTTCATTAATGATTCCCTGTAATATCCCCAATCCTAAACAAAAGAAGCCAGCGTTTGCAGGTGCTATCGCCATTCCATAACATCCTTCAAGTTGCCCTGCTTTAAAGAAAAACACTGCTAAATCCTGCTTTTGTAACCAATCAAATGTATCTTTTTTAAGCTCATTAAAATCTTTGCCAAATCGTTGTGTATAGGTTATCTTGTCAGTGGGCAGGTCATCTCCAATCACCATGCTATCAGGATCACGCCTGCGCATATATGCTTCAGTATAATTAACAGCAATGCCATTTTTTACTTTATGAACTATCGCCTCACAATATCTTCCCTTTCCTGGAACATCATATTCAACCTTTTGCATACCATCACTGCCATATTTGAGTGATAATGCAAATAGATCATCAATAGTATGGACAATAGTTATGCTGGTTGTTTGCAACAATGTTTTTACCTGTTCTGGTACAATTAATTTGCTCAGAAGGTCTTTCATTGTGTTTCCTTTCTAATTCAAAGAATTCTAAGAAATGTAAAAACTATAATCTCCAATTGCCACTAATTAAAACATAAATAAAATTTCAATATTATTTTTTGAATATTTTGTAAAATGCTGCAATAAGTTGTATAAGCTGATATTTTACATAGTGAATTTTGGACGACAATATAATATTTTAAATGTTTACAAAACTGTTATTGTGCTATACTGTGTAAAGATATTACTTAAAATGCATATCGTGGTGATAATGCTTATATCCAATACTATTGTCATTACAATTACATTTTACTATCTTTAGCTATATATGCTCAGTACATTATTTTTACTACAGTATCTACTATTCACAGCTATACCTGTAGATAGCAATCATGAAACCATACTGCTTCACGATGCAGCCAATAAAATTGATATATCTGACTATCTGTACTATTTTGAAGATACATCCAACCGCTTACAATCCAATGATATAACGCAACAGCAAATCCAATCTAAGTTTAAAAAAGTACATAAAAAGATAAACCACGGTTTTACAAGAAGTACATTTTGGATTCGATATCACGTTAAAGACGTTTCTTCATCACCTACCACATGGTATCTCCTTCTTGATTACCCACTCATTGAAAATGTAACACTGTATAAAAAAAATGGTGACCTATTAAAAAAAATTGCAGAAATATCTCAACAACACCAATTCAATACAACTGACATCTTATATACAGGACGTATATTTGCACTTAATCCTGATAAAAAACAAATTGGTGAATACTATATCAAATTAAAAACCCGCACCACAATGCGCTTTCCCCTGTCAATATGTAATATACACTATATCAATAAAACATTCAGTTTCAAAATGCATATTAATGGACTCTATTTAGGCATAATCCTTATAATGTTTTTGTTTAACCTCTTTTATTACTTTATAATACGGTCATATAATAGCATTTTTTATTCACTATATATCATTGGATTTGGTTTATTTGTTTCAATTCAAAATGGCATTTTCTTTGAAATAATTCCGCATTTTCCCATCAAATATTTATTGCCACTTTATATGGGAGCAGGGTCACTTGTATTCATATTTTCCACATTGTTTACAATGTTCTTTTTAAAAACCAGTATTCAACTTCCAAAAATCCATATCATCTTGCAGGGAGTTATTGCAATTTCACTGGTATTCCTTGCACTATTACCTTTCTTAGATATGAGCTTTATGATACAATTTTTTGCCTTATTTGGAATACTATGGTCATTTGCTAATTTTTTAGCAGGCATGTACTCCCTGTCCACAGGATATAGGTCTGCTCGATTTTTTATCACAGGCTGGATATTTTTCTTTATTGGCGTTGTAATCTTTGCATTACGTGGATTTGGATTGCTACCCAGCAATGCTATAACGCTTTACAGTGTTGAACTTGGATCCATACTGGTTATATTCTTTTTATCGATAGCTATAGCAGACCAATATTATATCATACAACAGGAACATTCCCGGCAGCAATCTATCATTATAGAAAAAGAAAAGACATTGCGCGAAACACAAGAATTGCTTATACAAAATTTGCACCAGATGAGTACTTTTAAGGACGATCTCATCAATGCAACATCACGTCAGCTCCGTACACCACTTTCAAGTATCATTGGGATTACCGAATCACTACTAGGTGGGATAGCAGGGGAACTCAATCAAAAAATAATATATAACTTGCAACTTGTACTGGCAAGCAGCAAACGATTGTCACGATTGATTCACAACTTCCTTGATTACTCTCAACTAAAATATAATACCACACAATTATCGCTTGCAGCTGTAGACCTTAAATCAATGACTGATGTTGTCATTGATATTATACAGAAATTGCCGCAATCACATTCCATAGCAATAAAGAATAATATTCCTGAAAACTTACCGCTGGCACTGGCAGATAAAGATAGGCTACCACAGGCATTGTTCAATATTGTCTATAATATCATCAAATTAACTTCTGATGCTACTATCACATTTCATGCAGCAATTCAATCAGATGACCCTTCAAAAATTACTATCGCTATTAATGAAGATGGTAAAGGATTACTCCCCTATATTTTTGATACAATTCTTCAGCAGGATATATATCATTACCAAAAAACCCCTAAAAACTCTTTCTTAACAGGTATTGAATTAACTATAGCAAAACAACTCATTGAGCTCCATGGCACCACTTTATCCATAGATACAAATCCCACCACAGGAACTACGCTGTCATTTTCTTTACAATGCGCAGATTTATCTACTAAAAAGGATTCACATGCTTATTATAAAAACAACTACATTGAATATGATCACTTTATCGATCTTGCATCTATGCCACATATAGAAAACATTGATACAACACCAATACCATCCAATCAACAAAGTGCTTGTATTGTTTTAGCAGATAGTGATCCTGTATTACTGAAAAGCATTGAAAACAATCTTGTGCTGAACGGATATCAGGTAGTGAAAGCATATAATGGGCAGGAAGTATTGGGCATTCTTAATTCAGGCATACTCCCTGATGCTATGCTCCTTGATAGCATGCTGCCAAGAACAAATACACTGGAAGTAATACGAAATATACGAACCACATATTCTATTGCTGAATTGCCAATAATTGTTTTATCACCTATTGAAGAACCGGAAAGCCTGATGGCCAGCTTTGAAGCTGGCGCAAATGATTATATAGTTAAGCCATTTTACATGTATGACGTTATATCACGGTTAAAAACACAGCTGCTATTAAAACAGGCAGTACAAAGCATTAAACGGGTTTCCCAAATTGAAAAAGAATTAGATATGGCGCGCCAGATTCAGCAAACATTAATACCACAGGAAACACCTGTTTCTGATAAATATGAAATTGCACATGTGTATATTCCAATGGATAAAGTTGGAGGGGATTATTTTAATTTCAATATAAAAGATGATAATCACATTGGCATTTTTATCAGCGATGTTTCGGGACACGGCATGCCAGCTGCTCTCATTGCTTCAATGCTACAGTCACTCATGCATACCGTTCATCATGCTGCTAATGATCCCGTATCCCTGTTACACATATTGAACACATCATTGAAAAAAAACCTGCATAATAATTTCCTTACTGCAATGTATCTCTATATTGATTTTGAATCGATGTCATGTAAGGTGTCCCGTGCAGGGCATGAGCCTCTCATATTGTATAGACGCTCCCAGGATGAAATATATGAAATACTTCCGGAAGGAAGATTAATGGGTCTGAATCTTGAGCCCAATTATACCCTTAGTGAATTCTCCATTACAACAGGTGATCGTATTATTCTTTTTACTGATGGAATAATTGAATCCATTGATGCACAGAGTAACATTTTAGGTAAAAAACAATTTAAACATATCATCAAAAAATATAGGGAAAAGCCCGCAACTGAATGTATAGATGCAATAATAGATGAACTGAAACATTTTGCTTATCCCAATGAGTCATTTAATAATGATGATATTACCGTTATTATCATTGATATTAAATAAGCTTTTTATTGCCAAATTCTTAAGTGAACTATCATGCTCCCCTTTTATCATATACAGTTAATTTTTTCACTACACGATTACAATATATAGCAAATCAAAAACAGTAATAACAATTATACAATTAATTCACTGCTCATTCCTTAAATAAATTATACACGATACTGTGAATATGCTTTTTCGATAATTATTTTGCTGTTTTATAACTAGAAAAATTACTGAAAGTGAGCGTTAATACACTTATATTGAAATGACCTTTTGGATAGCCTCAGAGGCAATAGTTAGATAAAAAAATTAATACACTTTATTATATTGCTACAGCTTAATATATATTACCATCATACTATTATTATGCTTGCAATACAACATAATAATTGGTATAATTTCATTAGTAATCATATTAATTGGATTATAGTATTATTTATTTTACTGTAAAGGACTTGCTATGGCAATTTGACAGCCACTAAAACTAACATCAATGAAATGTGTGGAGAGATAACCCACAATACATAGTCACTACCTGAAGAATTACATTGAACCATCATTTTATTCTCAAGGGCGAGAATCATGGAATACAAAAAAATAGTAAAGCGCATACTATTCTTGTTACTATCACTTTTCATTGCTGGTCAACTTATTATATATATCTATGTGGATATGCCTCTTTCAACCGACTTTTATGGTTCAATCACCAGAGAATTGGCACAGAAGCTTCAGCGTCAGTACAAACTAAAAACTGTTTGTGGCAACAACTGGATTCATTTAGGCTGGATTGCCGATCCCGATACTGAAAAATATATAATTGAAATAAAGGACAATAATGGAACATGGCAACAGATTGGATCATCACAGTTTGGTTCATTTCTTTACCGTGGAAACGGTGGACAATTTAGAGTAATAAAAATTAATAAAAAAACTAAGGAACAATCGGTACTGGGAATGGCAAAAGCTTTTTCTTACCATGCAACAGCATCTCTATACAAGCCAGTTATTACCGATAACTATCGCCCACTGTTTAAACCACAAAAACATGGCTATTATATAAATGACCACACCATTTTTAAAGACAGCAAGGGCAACTGGCGCCTGATTGGCATAACCTCAAAAACCGATGGTGACCCCAATGCCGAAACATACTTTGCTGTTGCTAAGGGGGAAAACTTTCCGCATAATTTGATGGTTGAAGAAGAACCTGTTGCTGATGTTGGCGATTTAGCGTGGGCACCGCATGTTGTAACGCATAACAATGTATATCATATGTTCTGGTCACCTCACAAACTGCATCACATGACTTCACGCGATGGCATTCACTGGGAAAATCATGCTGTAATTATGAATGCACCATACTATAAATTTTTCCGTGACTGTATGATATTACAGGTTTCAAAAGATCAATGGCTTATGTACACAACCGCAAGGGGATTATTTTTCTCGCAGGTTGATGTGTATCAATCATTTGATTTAGAACACTGGCAGTACATACGCACAGCACTGGCAAGCAGTTTTGGTAGTGAGCGCAACTCGCCATTTGCATCTATGGAATCGCCCTTTGTGGTTAAGTATAATGACGGCTACTATATGTCGGTAACATACAATAACGATACGCTTTTTATTCATGGGCTTCTTCTTCTTTTTAAGGTGTGGCTTGATACGGAAAGCTATAACGATACACTGGTGTTTTATTCGGACAATCCGTATGATTTTGGTATTTACAGGGGTAAAAAGTGCTCGGACCAACTCATAACAACGCTGCGTGCACATGCTCCTGAATGGGTGTATGTGAAGGATACAAATCAATGGTACATTACCACCTGCGGATGGAAGTGGGTTGCAACATTAACTCACGGTGAGGTGGCGATAGTTCCTGTAATGTGGCAAAAGGTTAAGTAACTATCAATTACTAGTAATATTCAGGATATTCCGGGTTACAATTTTACACCCATCAAAGGTTCATTTGCCCGCGATAAATGTGAAATCTGTGGGGAATATGTTTTTGAGCGATATATACGTATTAAAAATGGGAAAAAAGTTTGTATACCCTGTTCAGGATATGATGATAAATAAATTGTGATATAGCAAGCAATACTATATGCTCAAAGAAAATGAACTTGTAAGTGTGCTGCTGCCTTATTGCAAGCCATACTCTATGCCCAAAGGCTCTATATTGTGGCTGGAAGGTGATACTAAAGGTATGGCAGTAGTATTAAAAAAGGGGAGAGTGAAAATTTACCGTATGGCTTCAAATGCAACAGCGGTAACCCTTTTTATCATGAAACCGCATGATATATTTGGCTTTTTGCCACTCATTGATAATAAACCATATCCCGTCAGTGCTGAAGCGTTTGATGATATAGAAGCTATGGTACTTGATAGAAATACTTTTGATACCATTATCAAAAAAGATCCTCAGGTATGTATATCTTTGCTGCACTATATTGCACATTATCTACGCTTGACATTTGATGGCATTGCACGTTTATCATCCAGGAGTGCAATTACACGGGTTGCATCTGCAATCGTTGGACTGGTTGAAGAACAAGGTTATTCAAAACATAACAAGCCTGTAATTTCTCTTCCAACCACTGCAAAAGAGTATGCACAACTTATTGGATTAACTCCAGAAAGCTTTTCACGTAAAGTAACCGAATTATCAAATTTAGGCATTATTGAGAAATTGGGAACTAACAGACTTAAAATTAAAGAAATTGAAAAATTGCGTGAACTGGCAAATCAAGAATTATTTTTTTAACAATTGATTCAAATCAATGCCAAAATCCACCCAACCGTATACATTTATACCCAAAGTATTAAAAACTTCACATAAGGTTAAGGAGTTACAATATGGTTAATCCAAAAGAATATCTTGAATTTGGGCAAAAGTTTCATGGTCATAAGTGCCCTGCTATGCCTATGGGTTTACGAGTTGGTGCAGCTGCAATGAATGCATTAGGAGTGGAACGTGCCAAAGATGGTCAGCTAATAGCATTGGTTGAATTGGGCGAGGATCACTGTGCAACATGTTTTGCTGATGGTATTCAGGTTATTACCGGTTGTACATTTGGTAAAGGCAACATTAAAAAGCTTCATCATGGTAAATGGGGGGTAACACTTATAAATCGTGCAACTGGAGAATCCATACGGGTGGTACCCAAAGCTGAAGCAATGCTAAAAAATAAGAGCAGCGGTTTCATGCAAAATTACAGAAAAAAAGGAATACCTGCGTCACAGGTTCCTGAACATGTTGTGGAACCACTTATTGAAATGGTTATGAATGCTCCTGATGAACAGATTTTATCAATTGGGAAAATTTTTAAACAGGAAGTGCCACCAAAGAAAGAATCATTTGAAGGCTTTGTGTGTGATATCTGTGGTGAAATGACAGTTGAAGGCTATGGACGCCCATTGGGTGAAAAAAAAGTTTGTCATCCCTGCTATGAAAAAGCACTGCATGCATAATACAGTGTTGCTTTAAAACGAAATTGGTAGCACCAGCATTACGGTATAATACTACCATGATGGTGCTACCATAACATATTTGTTATGGAGGATTATTAAAATGATAATACCATTACTGGCGGGCATAATAACATTTTTATTTACCACTGTACTAACTATAGCCGGAGTTGGTGCAGCTTTTATTTTAATTCCTGTATTTATTGGACTCAAGATAGATATTCATGTAGCCATGGCAACCGCACTACTTCTTAATGCCATAGCCATGACCTTTGCATCATACCGATTTTATAAAGATAAGCTGATACTGTGGCAGGTTGCATTACCAATCCTTATAATAGCAACAGCACTATCACCATTGGGTGCATGGACCAGCAGATTTTTAGATCGCAATGTACTTTTATGGCTTTTTACTGCATTTCTTGTATTTGCGGGAAGTATGATGCTATTTTACCAGCCAAAAGCTTCACAAAAAGAGCACTCACGTACAACACAAATCATATCGGGTCTTTTAGTTGGAAGTGCTGCAGGCTTTCTGGGAGGATTGCTTGGAGTTGGTGGGGGAAATTTTATTGTCCCTGTACTGGTGTGGTTAGGATATGACCCAAAAAAATCTTCAGCAACTACATCGTTCATAGTTATTTTCTCATCCCTTTCAGGTTTTATGGGACATGCAACATTAGGTGCAATTAATGTACCACTTCTGGCATTTACTGCCTCAGGATCAGCAACGGGGGCACTTCTGGGTGCATGGCTTATGAGTAAAAAGCTGCAGCAAAAGCAGGTTAAAGCTATCATTGGCGTTGTACTATTTGCCATTGCCATAAAAATGGCATGGGGACTTTTGTAAACTTCACCAGCGCAATTTTGTAATGATCGTATCAAGCATAATTTTCAACTGCAAAGTTAGGGGCAAATCCATGTCTTCCTTGATTTCCTGGGCGGCAAATGCATACACCGCCGAAAGTTTAGATTGCTTTCCCTGCGCGCTCACAGCCTGCACTGCAACATAATATGTATTGCCCTGCTTAAATGACCTATTCTTTGCATATTCTTTTACAAACAGTGATGTGTCTTTTGTTTTATACATTGCAGTCAATGAATCTTTTGTATCACCGCAATGAATAATGTAGGAAGCAGCCCCATCTGCTTTTTCAAAATTTACATACACACCACCATCTTTATATAATGCAAACACGCCTTTTGGCGGCTGTAATGGTGGTGTAGTTTTTTTCTCCTGATTTTCATGCAAGAGCATTACAAACGGTTGATTTGCGTAGGAAATCATCAGTTGTTGTAATTTTTGTGGCAATGGATAATGACTATGAACTATCGCCAATGCAAAATGTTGAGTGGTTCCACTGTAAGTGCATGCACCTGATTGATACTGATCCCCATTTAAGATTGCAGCTTTAAACCCCCTGCCCTTGCCCCAGGTGGGCTGATAGTACTGTAGGCCAAAAAATGTTCCAAACGGATTGAGACTTACTGCAAAACCTGTAAAAAAATTATGCGTCACCTGTAATGGACAAAAAGCAAAATTAGAAAGCGTAGCGTTATCCTTTGCTACAGCAATACATTCCTTACCATTGGTTATGGCCACATACTCCGCAGTGATGTGATTGTTGACATTAGCAAGATCTAAATTTTTACGTGAATGTTTAAAGTAATCTATTGTGTACTGCGATTCCACACCCAAGTAATTACGCTTTAATACAGTAAAAGGCTGTTTCTTTGTAGCACGCATGGCTGGATACAGCGGGCAAGGTGCAACCTGCTGCCAGGCTGGATCATAGATGCGCGCAAGCTGTGGCATACCCGGCTTAAAAATTTTTGTACGTGGTGTATCAGGATAGGTAATGGTGCCATCAACAAAGATTATATCAATACCAGCAACAAGCGCAATGACATACTCAAACTGCCCGGGGGTAATGTTTTGCGGAAGTGCAACAGTTCCTGAAATCTTAACTGCTGCAACACCATCATCTCCGTTGCGCAGCACTGTTACATCAATTTTTTCGGGGCGATAGTTTTTGTTATTGTACTGTATCCAGGGAAGTAAGCTGTACTCATCAAGAACATCTTTGCCATGTGCTTCTACTGAATTAACCCCCTGCTTAAATGTAATAGCAATTGTACTGTTTTTCAGAAGCTGTTTTGTGGCATTTGTTGTGTACTGAGTTTGACGGTGAGGCTTGCGAACAATATGATACACGCCATCAGAAAGAATCCCTTCCTTTACAAAAATTCGGCTTATTCCATTATGTGAAAAAACAAACACCGGTAATAGTGTACTATTATATTTCAGGAAATAATCGTAACCTTCATGCAAATCACCAGCAATTGTTAACACAAAATTATCAGCATTTTGTGTAAGAACCAGCAGAGAATTGACATATTCGTAGTTATTAAAATTTTGCACTTTTTTATCCTGGCTGCAAATCTTTTGTGCATATGCTTTACTATCACGTACAACAGGATTGGTTGTTGATTGCATTTGTTGAATGAGTTCATCAACAATGTGTTCACGGTTTTTTGCCAGAAACGGTGTTGCCATGCCAAAGTTTGTTGTTGAAAGAAGCCGCATACGTTTTTGAAACGATTCACCCAATGCAACTTTAATGTTTTCAGGAATAGGTTGCTTGATGTATTTATACAACGCTTTTACCAATGCATGCGTCATTCTGTCTTTTTCAACTGCAGTCCAGTAATCGCTGCAATATTTTTTCTCAGCCCAGGATACATAGCCATTAAAACTGCCATCAGCAGTATCCTGGCCAAATGAAATTTCTTTTACCGGCTTATGATGTTGCACATAATCATGTAACGTAGTAAACTCAACATAATCAAGGGATGCAATGTCATCAATGAGCTGTGAAAGCCCACCTGTATTGGGCACCCATTTTAAATATGAAGGTAGTTTATACCCATACCAGTATGAATCATCAGCATCACTGTTGATACATATCAACACATCATTCTTTATATTACCACGCAATTGCTCATGGCGTAGCATCTGAACCCAGTTATAAATGCTTACATTTTCAATGAGGTCAGCATGATTATACGCAGGTATTACAAGCATTCTTTCATTGGTTATCGTATTATTGTATATAAGCGGATTGTGAGCCTCTTCAAGCGATAATTCATCAACAAAAACTCTAAATGCATCAAACGGTATAGCACTGTAATATAGAACAACTCCCTGTATGCCAAGCTCCTTATATAGATTAAAATTTCCTGCAGATGTCATCATCTCCTGCGGACGAACATACGGCGAATACACACCAAAAATATCTTTCACTCCACTTTTCTTTACATTGGTAATAGCGTTTTGCAATGAATATACAAATTCATCGCGAGTCATTGCAGAAACAAGTCCATTATTATACGACATCAGGATGATTTCATCACCATGTTCCTTCACACGGTGTTTGATGTTCTGTATGATATCGGGAGCATATCTTGGTAATATCTCTTCTAAGGTAAAAAGGTTTTCAAAATCCCACACACCTTTAACAGGGATGCCTTTTTTATTCTTTTCATCCAGCACTTCAATAATCTTACGTACAATACGTATATCTTTGCCAAAACCTGCTTCATCGTTGGTATCAATTCTGTATGAATGATAAAAATTGGCATGAAACCCCAGTAAAACATATACTTTGTGTTTTGACTCTTTACCAATAACAGACAGTTTTGGCAATATTATTGAGCCAACCAGATATACGATATACACAACGACAAGTAAAGCTAACGCATATTTAAAAATATTTTTCATAATAATTTCTCCCACAAAATACTTCTAACAAAATTTTAGTAAAACTTCTCAATTAAAAAGAGTATTACAATTATCATTTAAACCTGGATGTTACAGGTATTAATAGTAAAACTTAATCGTAAACTTTTTAAGCATTTTTTCCTGACTGTGATTATAAACAGCACTCCAAACTATACCCATAGAACATATCACATTAATTATATCAGATAGTAACCATAAAACATACTGGTACCATACCAGATACAGTTATAAAAGGCAAGAAATTATAAAGTAAGGATTTGTTGGAATTAAATTGCTGTACGCAATGCTTTTGGTGGTGGTCCCCAGTAGAATTTTAGGCAATGGATGCCGTTTTCACGGTGAAAATCAAAGGTATATGACCTGTTTTCATAATAACTGGGTAAATTATTAGGATAGTTATCGGTATTTATTTCTTTTAATCGCTTTTTGAAATACAAAAAAAATTCTTCCAGAACATTATCCACACAAAATGCAATGATATTGGCAAGCGACATCTTCCATAACTTCTTCACATCTAAGAAAAACTCATACTCTGACTGATACAATACCAGATGTACCCGTTTCCAGGGATTGCCAGCATTACGTTTGCGGTAGGCTATGCGTTTAAATGCTACATACGTCTTTTTTTCCTTCTTTGCTGCATACATAACCAGGTACACAATAAGTGTTGTAAGCGGCACATCTAACGTGTGTGCATAATCACCAAGGATAGCTAAATGGGGAAGCGAAATACAGGTAGTGGTTTCAAAATCCATAGATTCCTCCCAAAGTGTGTATTGTAGTATTATCTGTTATGTCAATACTACATTACCGATAACTATCGTTGCAACAATTTTTTGTATATGCAATAGCAATAATCAATAATAAAAAAGTTGAAAAGTGCCAACCAATTCTTAAGTCTATTCCAGTGTGGTACACAAATAAAAATTGTTGCAAACACATACAAATAATTTATACAATGGAACCCATGAAGTTAATTTATTTTTGCATTTTTATTGTGTTCATCCTGACAGCACCTGCATACCCTCAACTGTGGGGATACTATCTTAAAAATTCCATCCCCTATGATAAACACGAGCACTACTGGGAAAACCGATTCACCAATCTTACTGTGCTGTGTTTTACAGGGATAACGGTAACCAGTACCGATTGCATTATACCTGAATTAACCAACGAACAAGCACTTTTTAAAAAAGCAAAACAGCGAGGCATAGCACTTATACCGCATGTAACCTTTAAAAATGCTAAAAGCGGTATAGCTTTCTTAACTCATCCACACCACTGGGAAAAAACAATACAAAAGCTTGCTTATGCTATACACACCAATGGCTGGGCAGGATGTCATTTTGATTTTGAATACCTGCCACCCAAATATGCTGCCAACTTTGCACAATTTTTAAAAACTTTTAGGGCGATAGTTCCTGATATAAGTCTTTCGGCGGCAATGTTTCCCCAGGTTGAATTTAATCCCACCCATGCTGCATTCCACGATTATTCACTTCTTAGCGCTTATCTTGATGCTATCGTTTTGATGTGCTACGACCACCATAACCCAAAAACAAAACCGGGGCCGGTAACAAGCGTTG contains:
- a CDS encoding sulfite exporter TauE/SafE family protein, with translation MIIPLLAGIITFLFTTVLTIAGVGAAFILIPVFIGLKIDIHVAMATALLLNAIAMTFASYRFYKDKLILWQVALPILIIATALSPLGAWTSRFLDRNVLLWLFTAFLVFAGSMMLFYQPKASQKEHSRTTQIISGLLVGSAAGFLGGLLGVGGGNFIVPVLVWLGYDPKKSSATTSFIVIFSSLSGFMGHATLGAINVPLLAFTASGSATGALLGAWLMSKKLQQKQVKAIIGVVLFAIAIKMAWGLL
- a CDS encoding glycosyl hydrolase family 18 protein, coding for MKLIYFCIFIVFILTAPAYPQLWGYYLKNSIPYDKHEHYWENRFTNLTVLCFTGITVTSTDCIIPELTNEQALFKKAKQRGIALIPHVTFKNAKSGIAFLTHPHHWEKTIQKLAYAIHTNGWAGCHFDFEYLPPKYAANFAQFLKTFRAIVPDISLSAAMFPQVEFNPTHAAFHDYSLLSAYLDAIVLMCYDHHNPKTKPGPVTSVAWSRKNIDYALKFFNAHQIWLGIPAYGYIWKNGMYYSVITMRSLPKYMSLYSNYRHSSGTVVIEYTQNKNHYIAYVPDSKLQNQLCELATSYKLKGIALWRLGFE